From Ascochyta rabiei chromosome 16, complete sequence, the proteins below share one genomic window:
- a CDS encoding GTPase Ryh1, variant 2, with the protein MAQSGYSNPLKKFKLVFLGEQSVGKTSLITRFMYDSFDNTYQATIGIDFLSKTMYLEDRTVRLQLWDTAGQERFRSLIPSYIRDSSVAVVVYDITNKKTFENTRKWVDDVRGERGNDVIIVLVGNKTDLNDKREVTTAQGEEEAKKNNLMFIETSAKVGHNVKALFKRIAQALPGMEGEGQQGQSQSRSPPVLTTLKGLHTDHASDRRQHQPQPATGAERVFVLSRCGEMIKKRERRSEEMMKRMRKRKRRSEEIMKKRMRKRIKKSIQKRIKKKKKKKKKKKKKKKKKKKKKTKKKKKKKKKKRKRKKKTKKKKKRKKKKKEKKKKEKEKKKRKRKRKRSWEIRLARVSLIIPCCLLALYFKPLTLSKALIGHGRAVPSL; encoded by the exons ATGGCGCAATCCGGGTACTCGAATCCGCTGAAGAAGTTCAA GCTGGTCTTCTTGGGCGAGCAGAGCG TGGGCAAGACATCGCTTATCACACGCTTCATGTACGACTCGTTCGACAACACGTACCAGGCCACCATTGGCATCGACTTCCTCTCCAAG ACCATGTACCTCGAGGACCGCACCGTGCGGCTGCAGCTCTGGGACACGGCGGGCCAGGAGCGCTTCCGCTCGCTGATCCCGTCGTACATCCGCGACAGCTCGGTAGCCGTCGTCGTCTACGACATCACCAACAAGAAGACGTTTGAGAACACGCGCAAATGGGTCGACGACGTGCGGGGCGAGCGCGGCAACGACGTCATCATCGTGCTGGTGGGCAACAAGACGGACTTGAACGACAAGCGCGAGGTGACGACGGCGCAGGGCGAGGAGGAGGCCAAGAAGAACAATCTCATGTTCATCGAGACGAGCGCAAAGGTCGGGCATAACGTCAAGGCGCTGTTCAAGAGGATTGCGCAGGCGCTGCCGGGCATGGAGGGCGAGGGACAGCAGGGGCAGAGCCAGAGTAGGTCGCCTCCGGTCTTGACTACTCTCAAGGGCCTGCATACTGACCACGCCAGTGATCGACGTCAACATCAACCCCAGCCAGCCACAGGAGCAGAACGCGTGTTCGTGCTGAGCAGATGTGGGGAGATGATTAAGAAGAGAGAAAGGAGAAGTGAGGAGATGATGAAGAGGATGAGGAAGAGGAAAAGGAGAAGTGAGGAGATTATGAAGAAGAGGATGAGGAAGAGGATTAAGAAGAGTATTCAGAAGAGgattaagaagaagaagaagaagaagaagaagaagaagaagaagaagaagaagaagaagaagaagaagaccaagaagaagaagaagaagaagaagaagaagaggaagaggaagaagaagacgaagaagaagaagaagaggaagaagaagaagaaggagaagaagaagaaggagaaggagaagaagaagaggaagaggaagaggaagaggtcTTGGGAGATTCGCTTAGCGCGTGTTTCGTTGATAATTCCATGTTGCTTGCTTGCGTTGTATTTCAAACCCCTCACATTGAGCAAGGCGTTGATCGGGCATGGACGGGCTGTCCCTTCTCTGTAG
- a CDS encoding GTPase Ryh1, with amino-acid sequence MAQSGYSNPLKKFKLVFLGEQSVGKTSLITRFMYDSFDNTYQATIGIDFLSKTMYLEDRTVRLQLWDTAGQERFRSLIPSYIRDSSVAVVVYDITNKKTFENTRKWVDDVRGERGNDVIIVLVGNKTDLNDKREVTTAQGEEEAKKNNLMFIETSAKVGHNVKALFKRIAQALPGMEGEGQQGQSQMIDVNINPSQPQEQNACSC; translated from the exons ATGGCGCAATCCGGGTACTCGAATCCGCTGAAGAAGTTCAA GCTGGTCTTCTTGGGCGAGCAGAGCG TGGGCAAGACATCGCTTATCACACGCTTCATGTACGACTCGTTCGACAACACGTACCAGGCCACCATTGGCATCGACTTCCTCTCCAAG ACCATGTACCTCGAGGACCGCACCGTGCGGCTGCAGCTCTGGGACACGGCGGGCCAGGAGCGCTTCCGCTCGCTGATCCCGTCGTACATCCGCGACAGCTCGGTAGCCGTCGTCGTCTACGACATCACCAACAAGAAGACGTTTGAGAACACGCGCAAATGGGTCGACGACGTGCGGGGCGAGCGCGGCAACGACGTCATCATCGTGCTGGTGGGCAACAAGACGGACTTGAACGACAAGCGCGAGGTGACGACGGCGCAGGGCGAGGAGGAGGCCAAGAAGAACAATCTCATGTTCATCGAGACGAGCGCAAAGGTCGGGCATAACGTCAAGGCGCTGTTCAAGAGGATTGCGCAGGCGCTGCCGGGCATGGAGGGCGAGGGACAGCAGGGGCAGAGCCAGA TGATCGACGTCAACATCAACCCCAGCCAGCCACAGGAGCAGAACGCGTGTTCGTGCTGA